In Amphiura filiformis chromosome 1, Afil_fr2py, whole genome shotgun sequence, the following are encoded in one genomic region:
- the LOC140168210 gene encoding multiple coagulation factor deficiency protein 2 homolog yields MDFQLILCITTLATLLLALAQAQQQPPIVPNSQQQQGIHQMNQNTQRQHGNEFRNKQHIQDKDHIMEHLETIIDKPESEMSEQELQLHYFKLHDYDNNNKLDGLELIQALTHYHHDDDDHEGGDKKKKMTEKEMEELIDPILEEEDENGDGYIDYPEFAKTQS; encoded by the exons ATGGATTTCCAGTTAATATTATGTATCACAACATTAGCAACGCTACTGTTAGCATTAGCGCAGGCACAACAACAACCACCAATAGTACCCAATTCCCAACAACAGCAAGGAATCCATCAGATGAACCAAAATACACAGCGTCAACATGGCAATGAATTCAGAAATAAGCAACATATACAAGATAAAGA TCATATTATGGAACATCTCGAGACAATCATTGACAAACCTGAAAGCGAAATGAGCGAGCAAGAACTCCAGCTGCACTACTTTAAACTGCACGACTATGACAACAATAACAAACTGGACGGGTTAGAATTAATACAGGCTTTGACACACTATCACCATGACGACGATGATCATGAAGGCGgcgataaaaaaaagaaaatgacaGAAAAAGAAATGGAGGAGTTAATAGATCCGATtttagaagaagaagatgaaaacGGAGACGGGTATATTGATTATCCGGAGTTTGCTAAGACGCAATCGTAA
- the LOC140157050 gene encoding uncharacterized protein, with amino-acid sequence MTENIHQFVNNKFGRDCLQQVRTYEKTARKIATWRNHLRFNLRCLHEEITPRSIKLKSNVSGHRANKILQHAERKLLNERVRQVNFTIDVLKDKQDHISGNLSATLPSDAFTRVEEFTRHAQLAQHQLVKDRHVEKFRKLKTSRADLDTNWRNSGSSVDDSNAEKWVKNLSDRQLSNQEVKVLAKGLNFAVVPERVPVAEFITVTESAIQQAQLNSSDHGDFEK; translated from the coding sequence atgactgaaaacattcatcaatttGTTAACAACAAATTCGGGCGTGATTGCCTACAACAAGTAAGAACTTATGAAAAGACAGCTAGGAAAATCGCTACTTGGCGAAACCACCTGAGATTTAATTTACGTTGCCTTCACGAGGAGATTACACCACGGAGTATTAAATTGAAGAGTAATGTGAGTGGACACAGAGCTAATAAAATCTTGCAACACGCGGAACGTAAACTTTTGAACGAGCGAGTACGCCAGGTGAATTTTACCATTGATGTTTTGAAAGATAAACAAGATCATATTTCCGGGAATTTATCGGCAACATTGCCTAGCGACGCATTTACCAGAGTAGAGGAATTCACCAGACATGCGCAATTAGCCCAACATCAGCTGGTGAAAGACCGCCATGTTGAAAAATTCCGTAAATTGAAAACATCGCGTGCGGATTTGGATACCAATTGGAGGAATAGCGGCAGTTCTGTGGATGATTCTAACGCTGAGAAATGGGTTAAAAATCTGTCGGATCGTCAGTTATCGAATCAGGAAGTGAAAGTGCTCGCTAAAGGCTTGAATTTCGCTGTTGTACCAGAACGTGTACCGGTTGCAGAATTCATCACCGTTACCGAGTCAGCGATACAACAAGCTCAATTAAATTCATCGGATCACGGAGACTTTGAGAAATAA